A window of Danio aesculapii chromosome 16, fDanAes4.1, whole genome shotgun sequence genomic DNA:
caatttatttgggctgaatttaaacaaacaaattaagttaaacattgctcaatttaatttgtttgtttaaattcaacacaaataaattgtttgccacagttttgcatgcaacacttttttcagtgtacagtctCAGTCTTTCCATATAGTCTCCACTCatttaaatcaaatgaataataGTAACTTTTGAAGTATACACAGTTGTCATTTTACCCAATGTTGGAggagatatttatttttttttgctactgACCCTTTTCACTTTAAGTCCTCACATTGCTACTTTTGATATGAACAAATCATCTGTGCAAGTTTAAAAACaattgtgttgtgtatttgtaGTTCCATTTAGCGCTGGAGAATCTGGAAAAAACACAAGCAACCTAAATGCCAAAAACATGAACATTGCAAGTTGGGAGTAAAGACCATAAAGttaacatatttacattttgattATGTAGGTACATTATAGATTAAGGTTagctgcaaaaaaatatatacactgcaATGATTTTATAATCCATTACCTTTATTAAAAGAACACCATCAAACAATTTGCTTACAGTTCCCTCATGTGGCCGATACGCACAATTGTCTGTGACCAGTGTTTTGAATGCTGTGGCTGTACAAACTTCCTCACTGACAAACCAACAGAGTAGGGTGAAACTGCAGGCCCGGAGACCCAACTGCACGCTCTGACTTGCCCGCCACACTCCAGACCCCCATTTATCACTCAATTTTTTCACAAAAAGTTACGTTTTTACGTTAAAACAATTTTTgacaacagcatttatttttttattttagtgaagTTGAAGAATTTGACAGAAGAATATCTCGAGAAATTAAAAATCTCCCTAATAAGaatgtaaatcatttattttccttcgttcaatttcttttcggcttagtccctttattaatccattgtcaccacagcggaatgaacctccaacttatccagcacatgtttttacgcagcggatgccctaccagctgcaacccatcactaggaaacacccatattctctcattcacactcatacactatggacaattttagttaacccaattcacctgtaccgcatgtctttggacttgtggggaaaaccagagcaccctgaggagaacatgcaaactccacacaagtATCAgacctatctaactgagctattCTGGACTACACAGGATTGGATCAGGGGTGTTGCTAGGGTCGAAAGCGATAAGGGGCttagccccaaagaagcatacagagtttaggagccataaatgagaaggctcgacctcctttactcgacttagctattctaggtaTTACTAGaaaccctgagttttgagatcatAAAGAGCgtgttggattgtagcgagacagatggttggttggataaataggagctcgattatttaaagctttaaaggtAAGAAGGTACGCTTCAAGGAGAGGAGAACGAGCAACCGGGAAAGAGAGCAAAGACTACCAACACACAAACACTTGCACTCAAGATGTCTCAGTTGAGAAACCAAAAATaaagattatatttatatttaccttGAATCATTGTCCCTCCCTGTCTTCTTTTACCCACAACAAATTAGAACATTACAACAACATACTTCTCTGTATACTGTCTGAACAGCAAAACATTTCAGTCCTATATAAATggtgataattaataataaaatagtttaatgagaatctgaaaatatttaaataaataaatacatttaaatatccatAATCAAAGAGAGATATACCAGAAggtcctgtaaaatataatttaacttaaagggcacataggttaccccttttttcagatttaatataagtcttttgtgtccccagaatgtgtctgtaaagtttcagctcaaaacatccatcagagtatttgttatagctgtctgaagtgtctgtatatTGTAggcggtaaaacttggttgctgattTTTTGTACTGggtctttaaggctagtcctccccgcccaccgttcccacgtgcctgtcagcaacatgcctcaatcgccgccctcggctgcctcaggaagcagatctcacgtcgcgtttgtgagaaatactacagtaagaactttacccatcagtatttgatgcagtttttgtaaGTTGCAACGATGAAAGAcacacaaagtcgttacaaagttccCGCGCACATACAGCGAGGACACGCacgcgcacagacacacacatagcgcagacacccacacacacacacagagagagagagagaaagagcgcgTTTAGCTTCCCACTCTGTTTGctcgcatatgtgacaggatacaggttaatctccactgctgtattgatatctgttatgttaatcaacaaaataaacctgatttaacgtccacaaaccgggattgaagcatcttcctttataattgttctgacacgcggctgtgctgattaagtaaagctaagctaaatcgctttaattcattacacacatgctctgttttaaaacattttaaacttgtaaaactcactcttgatcacatttaatgataattgatgatcctagcaaactgaacagaccttttattcccggttgctttgcgcacgtctggtcttgttgacatgattatacacgtgactaccgggacatatTAAtttgcagctgtcaatcaattcggtgggcggggggaccactcctacgtaaagttgcagtcgatctgaaaaccgctccaattggtccaccgtttttatgttgctaaatttgaaaaaaaaaaaaggactgggtgagtttatatcaccccaatatgacagtctataccaggggtgggcaaactcggtcctggagggtcggtgtcctgcatagtttagcttcaactctaatcaaacacacctgaacatgctaatcagtgtctccaagatcactaattatctataagcaggtgtgtttgatcagagttggagctaaactgtgcaggacaccggccctccaggaccgagtttgcccacccctggtctatacactacatctacactcatatctgtccaaacagctttaaaagtagatttttcaccataggtgccctttaaatatttagTATTATGATTATAATATTTGTTATGATTTTAATGAATTATCTACAATATgttcatgtaatttattttttaaagatattttttgttgtttatgtttCAAGTAtaaattgttttagttttatggTGCCCACAAACTCTGACTGAAACTGCAAGATCTACAGTCACACGGTACAATGGAAACTCTGTAAACTTACTTCTTCTCTGTAACCTCTGAATCGGTTCACATCCTCTACATTTAGTGGCATTCAAAACAACAGAGCACAGCAACAAAACCACTATCAGAAGAATGGATCGCAGGCAGCAAGCACCTGATACAGTTGTACTGTTGCAGCCTCAGCCTCCACCTGCATATTATCCACCCAATCTAGTCCAGCAGGGCCCCTACAATCAAGGGCCACATCCAGGACAAGCAGTCGTCTCAGTGCAGACTGTGCCTGCCGCACCAGTGCCGGATTACTTGTTTTACTCCATCTTCACCATGCTTTGCTGCCACTTAAGTTTTCTGGGCATCGCAGCGCTGGTATTTTCCCTCTCTGTAAgtattattaatcttttttttttaattctgaactatttatttaattgtcaTGTGTGCACAGTTAAAAGAGATTTTACTTGAATACTGAACTGTACTCATTACTGCAGGACTGTTTTGTCCGTCTAAGtatcagtttttatatttttttatattattaattctttttaataattaaaatattatgtaagcATACTTTAAAGatagtctacactgtaaaaaatgtctgttaattaacagtttctatattttgtgattcgtcttttcctttctttatgggtgtgaattgcattatgggatgttgatctctgctttgtccaattttgatgttGAACATTCAACttgacagtttaacaaagtgtctttaattgacattttagttgtttgaaataataaaatttactGGAAaacttttcccactgcaccatcactttatgttggcatttctgtgtggagttgcatgtcctccccatgtttccgtgggttttctccgggtgctccggtttcccccacagtcaaaagacatgcagtatggatgaattgaataaactaaattggccgtaatgtatgtgtgtgaatgagtgtgtatggatgtttcccagtactgggttgcagcatggagggacatccactgtgtaaaacatatgcaggccCTAGTTTGTGCATCTCTACcttaaaccagtggttctcaaagtgggggtcgcggaacaatgaaggggggggggggtcgcctggtgatttccaaaaatctttttatttttattaaaccataacaattatcatattttatccaAAACCTACTGAAGAGAAAACATTGTCCTTTATagttactatatactatatagttACTATAGTAGCTTATAGTTACTAGTTCTATTGGATTGTGACCCCTGGGATAATTACgtcatattaaagacacagcaatagcgtcagatgcagcagattgattttataacaccaggttaaactttctggcctatttacagcactgacatacatttaaaaaatttaacgAAAAATAGACTTGGGTTTATGGTGTGTGTGCGCCTTTGCAGGCAAGGTTtctgtatttataaccacctcagaggatattgggggtcacgagtcactggcattgtcattttgggcgtcgtgggctgaaaagtttgtgaACCACTgccttaaactattaaaaatgtcaataaaagtcactttttttaaagttaaaggctgttggaagaaagatcaaggtcctataatacaattcaaaagcataaataaataaaaaaataaatacataaatccaaaatatggaaaactgtaaaaaaataataataataaaaaattattatatatatatatatatatatataattattattattatttttattattttaatttttttttagaagcCATTTCTACATACCTTTTACACCACTGGAGGTCATTGATATAATTTCTCACATTATAACTCTTATTAACCACCAATAAAGTATACAATAAAAATTGGCATCCAGATTTATGACCATTTAGGAGTTGATCATGTTACATTACATTTAAGTACTGCAATAATCATgggtttaaattaaataactaatttgttgacCTAAACCGCAAATAAAGAAAATCTATCCACATCCATTTGAAAAAATACCAtgataatgtataataaaaactaatgtattttatattatatttacaactTTTTGTTCACCCAGATAAATCCTACAGCATACGGTAGGTAGTATTAGAAACTATAAACTAATAAACTGCAATAAATGCTGTGGTGTACTATATTTTTTGCTGTactgtaaactgtggtgtattgaaTATATAATTATTGAGAGCAGAATtggttattaatatttcattttcaaaataaaaaaagaagcggTTAACATGTTTCACAACTGTTTTCACAGACTCGAAATGCCAACGATGCTGGACACAGAGCATTAGCAGAGAGGAACTCCAAAACGGCACGCACCCTGAATAATATCGCCTGTGGTCTTggcattgtttttattgtatttgctgTCGGTCTGTTGATGTTACTTGAAAGCCAACAAATGTATATTCATAACTGAGCTCCTGTCTTAGCTGATTGCTGGTCATAGACAAATTTGGTTCtcttcattttaaatgttaatatgtcAAGATTCACTCAGATAAAACACATGTTTTAAGGTGGATTGTTGAgcatttacaacaaataaaagctTAAACTGTCCAAGTGCAATTTAAGTGAATAACCCTTCAGCAATATACAGCTTCTGTTCTCTTTATTTCTAGGTTTTGTTCAGACCTTTTGTTTAAGCATGTTTAAGTTTTTTTCTTCTCaaggggcaacctcccgctctctcttgtgcagccaatatggaagtaactgagtAACTGCGATTCATCGACTTGTGTTTTGGGGCTGactccaggaactccagatgttcactaactgcaatgctaaattggccaattttacagctgtttacagtctggtacaaaagatagttttggtgtatatagctaatattacccttcatgacaacttgagggaatgatttttttataactcatctgttccATTTAggttaagttatattaagtctggcTTTTTAAGCTAAGttttaagcgtttctcccaaagaaaagcctgtctaagcaaaatgctagcaggcatctgtagctgtGCTCATGCTCCGCCTCTCTGCCCTTGTTTGGTTACCCCCAGTCGGTGCGATGACaagcgaacaaaatggcgacggttggccaggcccacttgtagcttcttttacGTTcatcagaaacctatgggtgacgtcacggatgctacgtccatatctttGACAGTCTatggctttttttgttttgagcattataaactctagatgacAAGGTGTCACCGATATAGGAAAATCggacattaataataaaaattttttgcagtaatctcattttgcatgcttttgtaaactcatgagacacttggctttcaaggcatatttttctaggtcattacattaatgttttccagTGTTTGTATATTAAAAAGCAAATATAGGACATGGTACAATTTTTCTTTCTCTTAACTTCATAATgcataatttttcatatttttagcaTGAAACTTCCTTCCATAGTAAGCTTAAAGTTttttccaatgatacctaattttTGTTTAGCTCACTGAGGTCaaaaactgttactatttaaagggcacctatgatgtaaatcatcttttgtaagccgtttggacagaactgtgtataggtataatgtgtccacagtcatgttggggtgatataaagacaataagccttgtttttttaatttcctgatgttaaaataagatccaaaaacctcacattttgattgacagatgcgtattaacatgtctccttaccaacgcatataatcatagacaggacgagcgcaaagcaactgggattaaaagatctgttcagctctctgtgatcatcaatcatcatcaaatgtgatcaagaatgagtttcactTAAGAAGTGTAGAAGTCCACctattagcccaatgacgaaACCAACAGCATGTCTGAAGGTTAAATACATttaagccttttctagtgcttctgaaaagaattttgtcatttattaaaatttatttatattaattttttagctccgaatttaatctgactccaattttaagtgatcctaaaatttatactgtatttctaattgtaagaatAGAGTCTAATCAAAAGTCTAATCACGTTGCATCATAAAGGTAgcgcagactccacttaatctactggatataaaaagatttcaggagaattcagaattaatcaaaacttaacattttatttgtcaggtaaaacTGTACTAtgccaattacataataaaacaatcagaaagccaattcagagatgATTGTGTCTGTAACGtgtgaaaatggggtgcggctcctttaagagagatcgccattgtgtgtgtgtgtgtgtgtgtgtgtgtgtgtgtgtgtgtgtgtgtgtgtttatgaactGTCTGTAGACGTGTGTAACACGACAAGTGCATGTGTGCTGGAccgatgtttatttttctttttctctgatgCACGGATGAAGTTACTGTTCTGTAATATACATTGACAatgttgacagaagaataaagcacaagatgtgggatgtgacctgtgtgagccttgattggtttttctgctgctacacgagttaggcgagctctcctgtatttttttaactcaacgcaCGTTACatgacgtctttcacatatattcggaatttgcatgtgtaagtaacatgaatcattcacatatcttttgcgagttcattatctgagctGTAGAACGCAggaaaagctgcctatagagagacacgcacacactggttaagagagtgtgtgtgtgtttacagcagtttgactgataaatatgaatttgtagctaaattgttagcagtgccaaacagcatttcacgTTGTTTACATCTTTTGCTACAGCATACCGTTAACGGTAGACACTGTACATGCCATAatcaatattaacaaataaaaactcacaggctactgcttctgcttgttggagctgctccttctttgaggagactttaaccgaatccagcactgaactgggagagattctggaagctgcgtttgtcaaatcatgcttgctatgtattttatacttGTCTGGAACattattaatattgaactgtaagcacttctgtctttgtgtcgtgtcctttggaagcccagaAGTCCTTTGGAAgaaacagaagaagaagaagaagaaactagCATTTGGAGGAATTTCAGCTCTCTCTGCTGTAACagtacagcgcctctggccacgccccttagctgcgcagtgtgtgtgcgcggtaaaagtacgtttgtgatctcactggcccggaagtatttttttgtagtcc
This region includes:
- the LOC130243194 gene encoding dispanin subfamily A member 2b-like — translated: MDRRQQAPDTVVLLQPQPPPAYYPPNLVQQGPYNQGPHPGQAVVSVQTVPAAPVPDYLFYSIFTMLCCHLSFLGIAALVFSLSTRNANDAGHRALAERNSKTARTLNNIACGLGIVFIVFAVGLLMLLESQQMYIHN